In Lodderomyces elongisporus chromosome 2, complete sequence, the following proteins share a genomic window:
- the LTE1 gene encoding Guanine nucleotide exchange factor lte1: MSSTLPNGDNTNPTISHSSNATDTELPNPNVSPGATEQIAKKSLPIISNLSSDSLPISISNSLELNLSYPKINPEFQYNKHNESIYDDEKIFPCLPTDNREEENLVKYEERNAELVINHATIKALIVQMTSPEVIDYGLICDFFLTYRMFSNSEQVMNLLLIRLIWSLQYINSDIAANQKIGKSALLRTFVVLRHWIINYFVDDFDSNYQLCDRFSTFLDSLIFESNLMLESEFKNNIDVYIFISKIIGDLKSHWLSSLNEFWNLDLDMDALIANANILHYTLPLSSCLNNRKKLSKSNTEFSIHTNPSYRRSAMLSLYDQNTHHKMLILDENTSQEENPQFSINNLLLQHQSSRLSINNKVQEIQQQKQQQQQQQQQQQQQQQQQRGMNKSPAFSSSFATSARSSPIPLTPIATDGILTTPIQQASRSRRILRQTTKHNRMNIKDSGLDLKRTKNVMTESELENGDPLANLENRVEATTLVAGGSNETKNKVSDAKSMSCQEIGFSTSGDVKLPPAKVYSIVPPTPVKKMDYKLVNDDLPLMQPVPFTQPSTGQGDEFGRKKSIRKIMDTWKRSLTTHHDSNSLVLETKNSNHSTQAATSIVQSQISNERNTSTASVLSIGKRVDVLSARIIDELEYLIRYYVDEARANVDIIHEVDNQYGDSIGGDEFVDVPVKTHYQAQEVFDGGDLPRVRQPITTRPNINYNGNNANNETAETAESGKTDRNKVQIESDGYSKSTQHEAGIRASESNALKNNYPSNEKESFVQTVKVPRNVSATNTNAGFVVEEINLSQGQSFQKAASINWNDEDAVDLEASTEKTELELLGDYDQFNFSCSSATGYNQKRLENTEHRIFPEPNFFSESNRSFETSSISTPSNITQYDAEIADLGIAMSPQSGKPKRISFNDVRTSSVVVQNRRISMLSRNSAASASASAGLQRMSMKSYLSYDSAFSMTNDSNSMQHQGEGFGLRKKIGFNNLRAGTNGTDGTTGADGAHEINEVDDRFEDCIENELAHEFENELEPAIMVRSLSRISRHTSKSSRRSVRFSTLCALTELPFNEVEKPLSSLNSNRSYFRESTADNANNSIISMSGRSRSRSRSSHCNTNREMATQSTVMTSSSSNSVAIPGISNYALKELAAIPDETMQSTDDPVEYALHKLEGSNTASRSTLKKADCEYEDEKGITHHEYANETYGDDTEAILDEIRNAHTEDAINITTFDVTDEAPLTPIRTRDGAGVNKKYHKKNNKNRDRGDGNDQEEKEDDYDDEEEEEDFIPLDRSSTPHIDAQIDLFSFEQPILMDAGSPPLSGYQSSGYQSPKIILDNYAPSNDLFSVENIMNENSHVSFVLSADSKSLANHFTLIEKDMLMEIDWKDLIELKWNKELTPVNSWLEIIVNDDYYMKNKGVNLVIARFNLMVNWIISEIILTQSQTERINIISRFIHIAQNCLILQNFTTLMQIILALTSQRIQNLRNTWRNLPPGDILMLKTLEELASPLKNFINIRLCINQITPSKGCIPFVGLYLSDLTFNAERPSTIKRKDKEAKDKVKDNQTKKEKSVSSSEDKSFVDDDEMINFSKFRTAVHIVKSLSQCIEWSSNYNIEVQPELLSKCLYIKSLDEDEMNYCVSRIQNTQEEKTN; the protein is encoded by the coding sequence ATGTCTTCTACCTTGCCCAATGGCGATAATACAAACCCTACAATAAGTCATTCATCAAATGCCACTGATACGGAATTGCCCAACCCAAACGTTTCCCCAGGCGCAACTgaacaaattgcaaaaaaatcgTTACCaataatttcaaatttgtcttCAGATAGCTTGCcaatatcaatatcaaaCTCCCTTGAACTAAATCTATCTTACCCCAAAATCAACCCCGAATTTCAGTACAATAAACATAACGAGTCGATATACGACGATGAAAAAATATTCCCATGTCTCCCTACTGATAATAGGGAAGAGGAGAACTTGGTCAAATACGAAGAGCGAAATGCAGAATTGGTTATCAACCATGCCACAATTAAAGCTCTTATAGTTCAAATGACATCCCCAGAGGTTATAGACTATGGACTTATATGTGACTTTTTCCTTACATACAGAATGTTTTCGAATAGCGAGCAGGTTATGAACTTGCTTTTGATTCGACTAATCTGGTCGTTGCAATACATCAACTCTGATATTGCTGCCAATCAAAAGATTGGAAAACTGGCTTTACTTAGAACATTTGTTGTACTTAGACATTGGATCATCAATTATTTTGTTGACGACTTTGATAGCAATTACCAACTATGCGACCggttttcaacttttcttgATAGCTTGATATTCGAGTCTAATCTAATGCTTGAAAGCgaatttaaaaataatatcGATGTTTACATATTTATCAGCAAAATAATTGGAGATCTCAAGAGCCACTGGCTCAGTTCCTTAAATGAGTTTTGGAACTTGGATTTGGATATGGATGCATTaattgcaaatgcaaatattTTGCACTATACCCTCCCACTATCGCTGTGCTTAAAcaatagaaagaaattaTCCAAATCCAACACCGAGTTTTCGATCCATACCAATCCTTCATACCGTCGATCGGCTATGCTCTCGTTGTATGACCAAAACACGCACCATAAGATGTTGATTCTTGATGAAAACACGAGCCAGGAAGAGAATCCACAGTTTTCAATCAATAACCTTCTTTTACAACATCAATCATCTCGACTTTCAATAAACAATAAAGTACAAGAAATCCAgcagcaaaaacaacaacaacagcagcaacaacagcagcaacagcaacagcaacagcaacagagaGGGATGAACAAGTCACCTGCattttcctcctcctttgCCACATCAGCAAGATCGTCTCCGATTCCACTTACCCCCATAGCTACAGATGGCATCTTAACAACTCCTATCCAGCAAGCAAGTAGAAGTCGCCGAATTCTAAGGCAGACTACGAAACATAACAGAATGAATATCAAGGATTCGGGGTTGGAtttaaaaagaaccaaaaacgTAATGACTGAGTCAGAATTGGAAAACGGCGATCCACTTGctaatttggaaaatagaGTTGAAGCAACAACGCTTGTAGCCGGTGGATCAAAcgaaacaaagaacaaggtTTCGGATGCCAAATCAATGTCGTGTCAAGAAATTGGATTCTCAACAAGTGGTGATGTCAAACTACCTCCTGCCAAAGTATACAGTATTGTACCTCCAACTCCAGTGAAAAAGATGGACTATAAATTGGTTAATGACGATTTACCACTTATGCAACCGGTTCCATTTACTCAACCTTCAACGGGCCAGGGCGATGAATTTGGCAGAAAGAAATCTATTAGAAAGATTATGGACActtggaaaagaagcttAACCACACATCATGACTCTAATAGTTTGGTGCTTGAAACTAAAAATTCAAACCACTCGACACAGGCAGCTACTAGTATTGTTCAATCACAAATTAGTAACGAGCGTAATACTTCCACCGCATCTGTACTTTCAATCGGAAAACGTGTTGATGTATTGAGTGCACGTATTATTGATGAATTAGAGTACTTGATTCGTTACTATGTTGATGAAGCGAGGGCAAATGTTGATATAATCCATGAAGTTGACAACCAGTATGGTGATAGCATCGGGGGAGACgaatttgttgatgttcCTGTAAAGACTCATTATCAAGCTCAAGAAGTGTTTGATGGGGGAGATTTACCACGTGTTAGGCAACCTATTACAACAAGACCAAATATAAACTATAATGGAAACAATGCAAATAATGAAACTGCTGAAACTGCTGAAAGTGGTAAAACTGATAGAAATAAAGTGCAGATTGAACTGGATGGCTATAGTAAAAGCACTCAACATGAGGCAGGCATTCGAGCTTCGGAATCAAAcgctttgaaaaataattatCCACTGAATGAAAAGGAGCTGTTTGTTCAAACTGTAAAAGTTCCACGTAACGTTTCCGCGACAAATACAAACGCGGGTTTTGTTGTCGAAGAAATTAATTTATCTCAAGGTCAATCGTTTCAAAAAGCTGCAAGTATCAACTGGAACGATGAAGATGCTGTAGATTTGGAGGCATCAACTGAAAAAACAGAGCTTGAGCTCTTGGGAGATTATGACCAGTTCAATTTCTCCTGTTCTTCAGCTACGGGCTACAATCAGAAGCGTTTGGAAAACACTGAGCATCGCATATTTCCAGAACCCAACTTTTTTCTGGAATCCAATCGATCATTTGAGACATCGTCAATCTCAACGCCAAGTAACATCACTCAGTATGATGCCGAGATTGCAGATTTGGGTATTGCAATGAGCCCACAACTGGGCAAACCGAAAAGAATTAGTTTCAACGATGTTAGAACTAGTTCCGTTGTAGTGCAGAATCGAAGAATCTCGATGTTGTCGAGAAACTcagcagcatcagcatcagcatcagcagGCCTTCAAAGGATGTCTATGAAATCCTATTTGAGTTATGACTCAGCATTCTCAATGACAAACGATAGCAACTCGATGCAGCACCAGGGTGAAGGGTTTGGATtgcgaaaaaaaattggattCAATAATCTTCGTGCTGGTACCAATGGTACCGATGGTACTACTGGTGCAGATGGTGCCCATGAGATAAATGAGGTAGATGACAGATTTGAAGACTgcattgaaaatgaattggCTCATGAATTTGAGAACGAGTTAGAGCCAGCAATTATGGTGAGGTCTCTTTCTCGTATTTCTAGACATACTTCAAAAAGCTCCAGAAGAAGTGTTCGGTTTAGTACATTATGCGCATTAACGGAATTACCCTTTAATGAGGTTGAAAAGCCTCTTTCGAGCTTGAATTCAAACAGACTGTATTTTCGTGAGTCTACGGCAGACAATGCCAATAATTCCATAATTTCAATGTCTGGAAGAAGCAGGAGTAGAAGTAGGAGCTCGCATTGTAATACAAACCGCGAAATGGCAACGCAAAGTACAGTGATGACcagttcttcttcaaactcTGTTGCCATACCAGGTATCAGCAATTACGCACTAAAAGAGTTGGCCGCAATACCGGATGAAACAATGCAATCTACAGATGATCCAGTTGAGTATGCTTTGCACAAGTTGGAAGGAAGTAATACTGCATCACGGCTGACTTTAAAAAAAGCAGATTGTGAATATGAAGACGAAAAGGGAATTACTCATCATGAGTATGCTAATGAGACATATGGCGATGATACTGAAGCCATTTTAGATGAAATCAGAAACGCACACACTGAGGATGCAATCAATATAACCACTTTTGATGTTACTGACGAAGCACCATTGACACCTATTAGGACGCGCGATGGTGCAGGTGTCAACAAGAAATATCataaaaagaacaataagAATAGAGATCGTGGTGATGGCAATGACcaagaggagaaggaggatGATtacgatgatgaagaagaagaagaagatttcATTCCACTTGATAGGTCTTCAACACCACATATCGATGCACAAATTGACTTATTCTCCTTTGAGCAACCAATCTTGATGGATGCAGGTTCTCCGCCATTAAGTGGATACCAATCTAGTGGCTACCAATCACCAAAGATTATTTTGGATAATTATGCGCCATCGAATGACTTGTTTTCCGTTGAAAATATCATGAATGAGAACTCGCATGTATCGTTTGTTTTGTCTGCCGATTCCAAGTCCTTAGCTAACCATTTCACGCTTATCGAAAAAGATATGTTGATGGAGATTGATTGGAAAGATTTGATTGAACTTAAATGGAATAAAGAATTGACTCCAGTGAATAGTTGGTTGGAGATTATTGTCAATGACGACTATTATATGAAGAACAAAGGTGTCAATTTGGTCATTGCGAGGTTTAATTTGATGGTTAACTGGATCATATCAGAGATTATTCTTACGCAGAGCCAAACTGAGAGAATCAATATCATCTCAAGGTTTATCCATATTGCGCAAAACTGTTTAATATTGCAAAACTTTACAACATTGATGCAAATTATTTTGGCATTGACCTCACAGCGAATtcagaatttgagaaaCACATGGAGAAACTTGCCACCTGGTGATATTTTGATGTTAAAGACTCTTGAAGAGCTTGCATCGCCATTGAAGAATTTCATCAATATTAGATTGTGCATCAATCAGATTACTCCCTCTAAAGGTTGCATTCCTTTTGTTGGGTTGTACTTGTCCGATTTGACCTTTAATGCTGAACGGCCAAGTACAATAAAGAGGAAAGATAAGGAAGCAAAGGATAAAGTAAAGGAcaaccaaaccaaaaaggaaaaatctGTGCTGTCTCTGGAGGACAAAAgctttgttgatgatgatgaaatgaTCAATTTCTCCAAGTTCAGGACCGCAGTGCATATTGTCAAGTCGTTATCGCAGTGCATCGAATGGTCCAGCAACTATAATATAGAGGTCCAACCAGAGCTTTTGTCCAAGTGCCTTTATATAAAATCATTAGACGAGGATGAGATGAATTATTGTGTCCTGCGCATCCAAAATACCcaggaagaaaagacaaattaa
- the AMO2 gene encoding Cytochrome c oxidase subunit 1 encodes MPSVHPFDGVKDYEVRLASKLVKDAYPASANVHFVRIDRQDPPKKDMIRYLAAEKEGKPLPPIPRVLHCYYWTNTLEFNKALVNVTAGHIITKQQQPQGVCGPLLPDDMLEWEEHCNNHPRVKEEIAKLKLPKGYTVRNDPWIYATDDANEKRPLVQFFMYVLAGQGHTESNHYSLPLKFSPVFECFTKKFIRMDYLPGGFDEKVTPTGPWQEVPAVEYHTDLHEEHRNPRDVKPLLVTQPEGPSFTVHGSKVCWQGWEFRVAPTAREGFAIYDVWFKGRQIFYRISLSEMTVPYGDPRAPYHRKQAFDLGDCGFGTCGNMLELGCDCLGVIRYMDGIGINAKGEPFIMPNTICMHEQDDGLLYKHVNYRTFHATVARKRIFIVQTIATVANYEYIINVKFAADGSIDIETRATGILSTMPIDENVTVPWGTVVGPNVMAAYHQHILSFRLDPAVDGHKNTVIYDDTKKLPRDKLNPYGTGFVTDRKFVEKAGYIDQSPFTNRTYKIINENVVNPIAKQPVGYKVELPARQMLLADTDSFNTKRAKFATQQMWVTKYKDDQLFAAGEFTNQSQMDTGLAVWANGQDDVRDEDIVVWATLGFTHIPRIEDFPVMPVETHNIHISPVNFFDKNPALDLPQANNQFNKSTLVPAQEEKACCKNKI; translated from the coding sequence ATGCCATCGGTACACCCATTTGATGGAGTTAAGGACTACGAAGTCAGATTGGCCTCTAAATTAGTCAAGGATGCTTACCCAGCCTCTGCAAACGTCCATTTTGTCCGTATTGACAGACAAGACCCACCAAAGAAGGACATGATTAGATACTTGGCTgctgaaaaagaaggtaaACCATTACCCCCAATCCCACGTGTGTTGCATTGCTACTACTGGACAAACACCTTGGAATTTAACAAGGCTTTGGTCAATGTGACTGCCGGCCACATCATCactaaacaacaacaacctcaaggTGTTTGTGGTCCATTGTTACCAGATGATATGTTGGAATGGGAGGAACATTGTAACAACCACCCTAGGGTTAAGGAAGAAATTGCCAAATTGAAATTACCAAAGGGCTACACCGTACGTAATGACCCATGGATCTACGCTACCGACGatgcaaatgaaaaaagaccCTTGGTTCAATTCTTTATGTACGTTTTGGCCGGACAAGGCCACACAGAGTCTAACCACTACTCATTGCCTTTGAAGTTCTCACCCGTGTTTGAGTGttttaccaaaaaattTATCAGAATGGATTACTTGCCTGGAGGATTCGATGAAAAAGTTACTCCAACTGGTCCTTGGCAAGAAGTTCCCGCTGTAGAATACCACACCGATTTGCACGAGGAACACAGAAACCCAAGAGATGTTAAACCACTTTTGGTCACGCAACCTGAAGGACCATCCTTTACCGTTCATGGAAGCAAAGTTTGCTGGCAAGGTTGGGAGTTTAGAGTAGCTCCCACAGCAAGAGAAGGTTTCGCCATTTATGACGTTTGGTTTAAAGGTAGACAGATCTTTTACCGTATTTCGCTTTCTGAAATGACTGTCCCATACGGTGATCCAAGAGCTCCATACCACAGAAAGCAAGCTTTTGATTTGGGTGACTGTGGCTTTGGTACCTGCGGTAACATGTTGGAACTTGGTTGTGATTGTTTGGGTGTTATTAGGTACATGGATGGAATTGGTATCAATGCCAAAGGTGAACCATTTATTATGCCAAACACAATCTGTATGCACGAGCAGGATGATGGTTTGTTGTACAAACACGTCAATTACAGAACCTTCCATGCAACGGTGGCAAGAAAGAGAATCTTTATTGTGCAAACTATTGCCACTGTGGCCAACTACGAATATATTATCAATGTCAAGTTTGCTGCTGATGGATCCATTGATATTGAGACCAGAGCAACCGGTATTTTATCCACAATGCCAATTGATGAGAATGTCACTGTACCATGGGGTACTGTTGTTGGCCCAAACGTTATGGCTGCATACCACCAACACATTCTCTCATTCAGACTCGACCCTGCAGTTGATGGTCACAAAAACACCGTTATCTACGATGATACTAAGAAGTTACCAAGGGACAAACTTAATCCATACGGTACCGGATTTGTTACCGACAGAaagtttgttgaaaaagcaGGATACATTGACCAATCACCATTCACCAATAGAACATACAAGATTATTAATGAAAATGTCGTTAACCCTATTGCAAAACAACCCGTTGGTTACAAAGTTGAACTCCCAGCAAGACAAATGTTGCTTGCAGACACAGACTCGTTCAATACCAAGAGAGCCAAGTTTGCAACCCAACAAATGTGGGTCACAAAGTACAAGGATGATCAATTGTTTGCTGCTGGTGAATTCACCAATCAATCCCAAATGGACACCGGTTTAGCCGTTTGGGCTAATGGACAAGATGATGTAAGAGACGAAGACATTGTTGTATGGGCCACATTGGGATTCACACATATTCCAAGAATTGAAGATTTCCCAGTGATGCCCGTTGAGACTCACAATATCCATATTTCACCAGTGAACTTCTTTGACAAAAACCCAGCATTGGATTTACCACAGGCAAATAACCAATTCAACAAGAGTACATTGGTGCCTGCACAAGAAGAGAAGGCATgctgcaaaaacaaaatttaa
- the PEX22 gene encoding peroxisome assembly protein 22, which produces MMMISTSRKAQRNPKVYLAALAATSAIAISYKIYETFLKPSTNNDSNSLADADKDKHIVLEGEEEETVMKCEYTNNKNHSSLTQTQLERKVYTISKKFLNKSIAITLSSSFLSSQLPLVDLITSNEKLIYIIPPNLNEEDVGLSNTAGNIVSQNKQELQLPPNFKILKCSNIQGYLQILKNLKPDCLLLCSDDLGISNFNGVVSRDLSNFIKNIINIDQNQDVLSQIRPVFA; this is translated from the coding sequence atgatgatgatttctACATCGAGGAAAGCACAGAGAAATCCCAAGGTATACTTGGCCGCATTAGCAGCCACTTCGGCTATTGCAATTTCTTACAAGATATACGAAACCTTTTTAAAGCCTAGCACCAACAATGATAGCAACAGTTTAGCTGATGCCGACAAAGACAAACACATTGTActtgaaggagaagaagaggaaacaGTAATGAAATGCGAAtatacaaacaacaaaaaccacAGTTCTCTTACACAAACACagttggaaagaaaagtgtatACGATATCCAAGAAGTTTCTCAACAAGTCGATTGCTATTACACTATCgagttcttttttgtcttcgCAACTACCGTTGGTTGACTTGATCACctcaaatgaaaaactcaTTTACATAATCCCACCCAATTTAAACGAAGAAGATGTTGGGTTACTGAATACTGCGGGAAACATAGTTCTGCAGAACAAACAAGAGTTGCAATTACCgccaaatttcaaaatcttAAAGTGCTCAAATATTCAGGGTTACCTCCAGATCCTCAAGAACCTCAAACCAGATTGTTTATTGTTGTGCAGTGATGATTTGGGTATAAGCAACTTTAATGGCGTTGTGCTGAGAGACTTGAGCAACTTTATCAAGaatatcatcaatatcgACCAGAATCAAGACGTATTGAGCCAGATTAGACCCGTTTTTGCttaa
- the SLX9 gene encoding ribosome biogenesis protein slx9 — translation MAAGGIKKKSSLRGKIERKEQLANKISEFKSQFEPSKQDQEEYHENPLLKLAKTTKKQKQQEKSDRFINQLVNKVTFNTSGNISKSALRRRKRKEKEQLKPKMDELFKSLPTDIENSNDNSESKSKLVNKIVDSRLVGAKKSAHNNNNNNQVDMETFVDSKKVNLNKPNPVKATGYKRIMQEESKTFNEVLKNPQFRASPFDALKAAIQQNMK, via the exons ATG GCAGCTGGTGgtataaagaagaagtccTCTTTGAGGGGCAAGATCGAACGGAAAGAACAATTGGCTAATAAGATTTCCGAGTTTAAACTGCAGTTTGAACCCTCAAAGCAGGACCAAGAAGAGTACCATGAGAACCCATTACTCAAACTTGCAAAGACAAccaagaaacagaaacaacagGAGAAAAGTGATCGTTTCATTAACCAATTGGTTAACAAAGTCACATTCAATACCAGTGGGAATATAAGTAAGTCAGCTTTGcgaaggagaaagagaaaagaaaaggagcAGTTGAAGCCAAAGATGGATGAGTTATTCAAAAGTTTACCCACTGATATCGAAAATAGCAATGATAACAGCGAATCAAAGAGCAAGTTGGTAAATAAGATTGTTGATAGTCGACTAGTGGGCGCAAAGAAAAGTGCtcataacaacaacaacaacaaccaagtTGATATGGAAACTTTTGTTGACTCAAAGAAGGTTAACTTGAACAAACCAAACCCAGTTAAGGCTACAGGCTACAAACGAATTATGCAAGAAGAAAGCAAGACTTTTAACGAGGTGTTGAAAAACCCACAATTCCGAGCCTCGCCTTTTGATGCTTTGAAAGCAGCTATCCAGCAGAACATGAAGTAG